TCGCCTCGCGGAGGTCCTCGGGCGACGGGTCCGCGGCGAACTCCGCGAAGACGTTCTCCAAGTGCCCGTCGAGCGTTGGGATCCGGTTGCAGGAGGCGGCCACGTCGGCGCCGTGAAGACTGACCTCGGCGCCGTCGAACTCGCCCAGCAGCTTCCGCGACTCCGTCTCCATCTTGTTCTCTTCGCCGCCGATGTGCGGGATGGCGTTGTCGATGATCTCCATCGAGGTGACGCCGGAGTAGCCGGCGCCCGAGACGGCCTGAAGCGTCGAGACGCGGACGCTTTCGAGGCCGAACTCGTCGATGGCGGCGAGCGTCGGCACCATCGTGATCGTCGAGCAGTTCGGGTTCTTCACTAAGGCGCCGTCCCAGCCCCGCTCGTCGCGCTGGACCTCGATCAGGTCGAGGTGGTCGGGGTTGATCTCGGGGATGGTGAGCGGCACGTCCGCGGCCATGCGGTCGTTCGAGGAGTTCGAGGAGACGACGTACCCCTCCGCTAAGAACGCCGGTTCGACCTCGGCGGCGACGCCGGAGGGCAGCGAGGAGAAGAGGAGGTCCACGTCGTCGTCCGCGATCCCCGCGGGCGTCGTCTCCGCGACCTCCATCTCGGCCACGTCGTCGGGGATGGGCGTGTCGACGCGCCACTTGGCCGCCTCGCGGTAGGTCTCCCCCGCGCTCTCCGAACTCGCGGTGACCGCGGCGAGGTCGAACGTCGGGTGGTCGTCGAGCAACTGGATGAATCGCTGGCCCACGGCGCCCGTCGCGCCGAGGATGCCGACTCGGACTGACATTGCGCGTGGGTCCGTGACAGGGACGTAAGTGCGTTCGGATAGGCGTCGATACCGCCGGTCGCGGCCGGCGTCGCACTCGCGAGCCGGCGCGATCCCGCCACGGTCCCGCGATCGGCCCCGTTAGGCAACGCATTATAAATAGGGGAGCGTGGTACTGCCGCGCTATGTCCGAGTTCGGGGTACTCTCGATTCTGCCGCCGCTGCTCGCCATCGCGCTGGCGATCGTTACCCGTAAGGCGATCCTCTCGCTGTTCCTCGGCATCTGGTCGGGGGCCGTGGTCTACACGGGCGGACTGGGGATCGTCCAGACGTTCGACTGGATCGTCGCGGCGATCGTCGCCGACGACGGGTTCCAAGCGACGATCCTCGTGTTCACGCTGCTGCTCGGCTCCGGCGTGGCCATGGTGTGGAACCTCGGCGGGACCTACGCCGTCCGCGACTGGGCGATCGAACGCCTCGACACGCAGCGCAAGGCGGGGCTGGCCGCGTGGGTCCTCGGAGTGGTCCTGTTCTTCGACGACTACGCGAACACCGCCATCGTCGGCTCGGCCATGAAAGACGTCTCCGATCAGCTCCGGATCTCCCGCGAGAAGCTCTCGTACGTCGTCGACTCCACCGCCGCGCCCGTCGCCACGCTGGGCATCTCCTCGTGGGTCGCGTTCCAGCTGTCGCTGATCGACGACGGGTACGCGGAGGCGGGCGTCGCGGAGGCGAACCGGCCCAGCACCTTCGAGGTGTTCCTCTCCTCCATCCCGTTCAACATGTACGCGATCCTCGCGGTCGCGATGGTCGCCATCGTCGTGCTGTGGGGCCGCGACTACGGCGAGATGCTGACGGCCGAACACCGGTCGTGGACGACCGGGCGGGTCACCCGCGAGGGCGCGGACCCGATGCAGGACGTGGCCGGGGAACTGGGCGAGCCGCCGGCGTCGACGCCGCGGCTGATCAACTTCTTCGCGC
The sequence above is a segment of the Halorubrum sp. 2020YC2 genome. Coding sequences within it:
- the asd gene encoding aspartate-semialdehyde dehydrogenase gives rise to the protein MSVRVGILGATGAVGQRFIQLLDDHPTFDLAAVTASSESAGETYREAAKWRVDTPIPDDVAEMEVAETTPAGIADDDVDLLFSSLPSGVAAEVEPAFLAEGYVVSSNSSNDRMAADVPLTIPEINPDHLDLIEVQRDERGWDGALVKNPNCSTITMVPTLAAIDEFGLESVRVSTLQAVSGAGYSGVTSMEIIDNAIPHIGGEENKMETESRKLLGEFDGAEVSLHGADVAASCNRIPTLDGHLENVFAEFAADPSPEDLREAMRSFEGAGDLPSSPDRLIKVFGDDEPERPQPRLDRTYADGMGIVAGGVQSTDAGAKYNCLAHNTIRGAAGASLLNGELLVEEGYV